AGTAGTAAATTAGTCACAAGATAAGATTGATCCTTGTGTATTTAAAGTCACATAACAGTGGCCAAAATTTAAACCTTGAAGAATTTTATTTGAcgtatactatcatttaaatacCTATAGAttcaatatatgtatatataattgtatAACATTAGCGTAATCAAAAGAAAGTTGTTCAATAATTTTAACTATAGAAATCATttgtagaaaatattaaatttacaaTTATCGTCTCACAAGCGACTAATTTAAGACCACAACCTGTGTTTATGTCACTGATTTGACACCATTGCaactttttaagttataatGCTGACCCTAACCAAGTAGTGACAAATTTATTCTCTATAtcctaaataattttttggtgaCTCAGCCTAAGTAAAAAAAGACCACATGAATGCAATACAAACATGTTACATGTCTTTTGCGAGTGACTAATATATGCAAGATATGATTAGCTTCTTgcatttatttgattttgataGTGACtcaaattcattattttttgtttattagattgTTAACTaatgatatattatataattaatgcatatgaataattaaatttatctgATTGTAAATAATGATACAGTTTGCTACTATATTGTAACTACAATACATTTTAGAGTTGcaaaaaagttacaaaatatttgtattaacATTTTTACTAAACCTCAAAGTACATTTTACGTCAATTACATGGTTGGAATACATGCAAATTTACCGATCGTGTACATGTATTATTTGAAGTATTATATTAATTGACTGTGATAACATATGTATGAAATTTGCAACTAATTCGTGACTTCTTTGTTTTTATCTAAACTAATTAGTCAAAAATTTGTTGCAAAGTTGtagctacaatttttttttttgtttaacctaGGGTGTCCCAGACTCCCGGAGAGGCTCAGACTAATCCCCAAGGGAAGGTgcagcccacggatagaccctctTTCCGGGTATTCAAATAGTCCCTAAAGCATAGATCCATATCCGTGTGGGTGACATGGATGGGCAGTTCGTCTTCGCCTGGCGTTGAACCCGTGAACATGACAATTAGCCTCCAAAGTCCTTACCAAACGGGCTACCTCATCCCGTCTTGTAGCTACAATTTTGCAACTACGgattaacaatattttatgaCTAATTTGTAACTACAGATTtgtaattacaaaaatagttgCAAATTAGTCATAACAATGATACTATATTGTCACTACGCTAACTAGTTACAAAAATGTCACAAATGTGTCTCAAAATAAGCGACTGAATTGCCATAGCTCATCTTGGTCGCAAATATGTGactaatatataacttatttattttttatttttttgtcagcataTACGTAATTATTGTAGTtgcaaaatagttataaattagttataaagTGGTCACCTAATTTTGCAACCACCTAATGCAGTTGCAAGAAAGAATAGTCTCaaaattgatgttttcttgtagtgtgttaCCTATTTTAAGTAGAAACATATTGTACTGATTATCCAtcgttggtttttttttttgaaaatatcaaaattggtatggtagttattaattttttttaatgaattgatATTCGGGGTCCCTTGATATTTTTGGATAACCgctctaacaaaaaaaaaagaaattattgaaataataaaacatGATGTGCAATCtttttggtttgattgaaaAGTCAAATTAGACTATTAATGTAACAAATCATTTATAATTCAATCATATTCAGTATTCAAACCTAAGTTTCTTTAtcttattcatttaatttataaaatttattctcCACATAAAAGTTGGACTAGACATCGAAACTACTATAATCTTTTTCAACcctaaatttattttctttaacttTTGGACTATGATAAAGTTTATTCAAATCTAAGTTTCCTTTccttaaattttgttttgttttgggtgATGTCACTAAAATTAATTGTGGGTCAGTAACAGACAATCATGTGCTTATTTAGGCTTGTATGATTTTCTCTATTCTTTTGTATATGTTTAAttgtgagaaaaaaatatttttcattttttgtatatgtttcaAGTACATTAAGAAAGCTGACCATATTATTTTCAACAATTAATGATTTGGTTAACTAATACTATATTTAATTGtgagaaatattatattcaGGTTTATTATTACTAATactatgtttatatatgtttaggtGGCCAACACGTACATCAAAATAATCttatatatcattaaaattaagtattttttaaaaaataaaaacaattgttTATATTAGTCTTtgcttattcttatatatttacttctacaaaatatactttaattatacaagtttttttttaaagttgaagCTTACTTTATAGAAACGTACATGCACAATTTCGTTCAGTTtttcattatataatatataatatttgttattatgatttttaactttctaatatctataaattaaaagttttaatctattttatttcattCGTTCTGCGCAGCTTACCACCTAGTAGTTAATTATAAAGGCTAAGTTGGCACGCTAATAACATGTAGAAATAAATTTGCTCAATCAAACCTCGCAAGGTCAAACAAACACATAATTCTAGcgaatatattatttaattacaaGAGCAGGCTGCCCGTCGAACGCCGGAATTTGTCTCTATCATGAAACATTTTGTCAGGATTAGTTGCATACTCAATTATCATAATCGGACTACAAgaggtttatatatattttgtcagGATTAGTTGCATACTCAATTATCATAATCGGACTACAagaggtttatatatatatatatatatatatatatttataatatgtcATCTTGAAGAATTCAAACGATCATTTGaatattctatattttaaaaaaaaaaactgtataaGGGTAAAAACTTTGGTTTGCTGTTATGTCCTTGACAAAatgcttttagtttttttttttttttggcaaatggtaattatatatatatattcttaacatATACTGATAAGTAAATAACAATAActtttttgaacaaataatAACAACTATTCGTCAAAATTCATATTGCGTTGTTAAAATCAACTACATCAATTTTCCTTTTGTAAACAATCATAAATGATTTATgattcaatattttatattaattttcatttaattaaatataattaatctaTGACAAAAATGGTTACAAAACCAATaggaaaatatcatttataagtGAAAAGCGGGAGATAAGTAATTcgtgttttattaaatttttaccaGAACGTCTGGcttgtttgtttctttcagTATATCCCAACCAGTTTAATTACtttcttatataagagaagtaaAGTCTCATGCACGTGCAATCAGAACTGCAATCAGAAAAGCCGTATGCTTATCAATTATCATAATCGGACTACAAGaggtttatttatatttataatatgtcATATGCTTGAAGAATTCAAACGATCATTTGAATATTCtgtggttttaaaaaaaaaattgtataagggTAAAAACTTTGGTTTGCTGATATGTCCTTGTCAAATGAGAATTGTGCAAAAACTATTTTCAGAAAAATAGTTTTTGCacaaactatttttcaaaaaaagtaaTTAATCGTCTTCGAAGCTACTGTGCAAtgtcgtcttcttcctcttcgacTCGCCTTTGGAAGTACGATGTGTTCCTGAGCTTTCGAGGGCCAGACACTCGCAAAAACATTGTCAGCCATGTATACTCGGCACTCCGTAACAAAGGAATCTTTACTTTTAAAGACGATCGGACGCTGGAGATAGGAAACTCGATTCCAGGAGAACTTGTAACAGCCATCCAGACCTCACGGTTCGCCATAGTTGTCATTTCCGAAAATTACGCCACTTCCACTTGGTGCTTGGAGGAGCTCCGGATGATAATGGAGCTTCAGGAGGTGGATGGCATCAGTGTGGTTCCAATCTTCTATGGAGTTGCGCCATGTGACGTCAGACACCAGAGGGGAAGTTTTGCAACTGCGTTTGCTAGCTTGGTACGGTTAGAAATGGCTGAGAAGTTTCTCAAATGGAGAGAAGCTCTCACCCGAGTCGCAAACCTGTCAGGCTTCGACTCCAACAACTGGTAAAGCTTCTTTGATATTCgaatataaatatatgcaaAGAATCTTATTTAGTATTAAGAATATGTAAGAAC
This Brassica napus cultivar Da-Ae chromosome C6, Da-Ae, whole genome shotgun sequence DNA region includes the following protein-coding sequences:
- the LOC106403726 gene encoding toll/interleukin-1 receptor-like protein, with protein sequence MSSSSSSTRLWKYDVFLSFRGPDTRKNIVSHVYSALRNKGIFTFKDDRTLEIGNSIPGELVTAIQTSRFAIVVISENYATSTWCLEELRMIMELQEVDGISVVPIFYGVAPCDVRHQRGSFATAFASLVRLEMAEKFLKWREALTRVANLSGFDSNNW